In the Vogesella sp. XCS3 genome, ACCCGGCTACCGGCGAAGTGATCGCCCACGTGCCGAAAATGGGCCGTGCCGAAGCCGAGCGTGCCGTGGCCGGCGCAGCCGAAGCTTTTAAAACCTGGAAAAAGAAATCCGCCAAAGAGCGCGCCAATATCCTGCGCAAATGGTTCGACCTGATGATGGCCAACCAGGACGACCTGGGCGTGATCCTCACCAGCGAACAAGGCAAGCCGCTGGCCGAAGCCAAAGGCGAAATCGCCTACGGTGCCAGCTATATCGAGTGGTACGCGGAAGAAGCCAAACGCATCTACGGCGACACCATTCCGTCTACCGGTGCCGACAAGCGCATTCTGGTAACCAAGGAGCCGATCGGTGTCACCGCCGCCATCACCCCGTGGAACTTCCCGAATGCCATGATCACCCGCAAGGCTGCCCCGGCGCTGGCCGCAGGTTGCCCGATGGTAGTACGCCCGGCCAGCCAGACCCCGCTGTCGGCGCTGGCCATTGCCGTACTGGCCGAGCGCGCCGGTATTCCGGCCGGCGTGTTCTCGGTGCTGACCGGTGGTTCCACCGAAATCGGCGGCGTGCTAACCGGTAGCGATACCGTGAAGAAGTTCTCCTTCACCGGCTCCACCGAAGTTGGCCGCAAGCTGATCAGCCAGTGCGCCGAAACGGTGAAGAAAGTATCGATGGAGCTGGGCGGCAACGCGCCGTTCATCGTGTTCGATGACGCCGACCTGGACGCCGCCGTGGAAGGCGCCATGATTTCCAAGTACCGCAACGCCGGCCAGACTTGCGTCTGCGCCAACCGCCTGCTGGTACAGGACGGCGTGTACGACGCCTTCGCCGAGAAGTTTGCCGCCGCCGTGGCCAAACTGAAGGTGGGTAACGGCCTGGAAACCGGTGTGACCCAAGGACCGATGATCGACCAGAATGCCGTGGCCAAAGTGGAAGAGCACATCGCCGACGCGCTGGCCAAAGGCGGCCAGCTGGTCACCGGTGGCAAACGCCACGCGCTGGGCCACAGCTTCTTCGAACCGACCGTGATCACCGGCGTGACCCCGGCGATGAAAGTGGCCAAGGAAGAAACCTTCGGCCCGCTGGCACCGGTCTTCCGCTTCCACAGCGAAGAAGAAGCCATCCAGATGGCCAACGACACCGAGTTCGGCCTGGCGTCGTACTTCTACGCCCGCGACATCGGCCGCATCTTCCGCGTGTCCGAAGGCCTGGAGTACGGCATGGTGGCCGTCAACAGCGGCATCCTGTCCAACGAAGCCGCACCGTTCGGTGGCGTGAAGCAGTCCGGCCTGGGCCGCGAAGGCTCCAAGTACGGCATCGAAGACTACCTGGAAATCAAATACGTGCTACTGGGCGGTATCGACAAGTAAGCCTGTGTGGCATGCAAAAAGCCGGTCCCTCTCGGGGCCGGCTTTTTTTTACAGCCTCACCGCGTAGCCAGCGGCGCAGCTTACTGGCCGTCCAGCATGACCACCACACGGTTACGGCCCTGCTCTTTTGCCTGGTAACAACGCAGGTCGGCGCGCTGCATGATGTCGTGCGGCCGCGTGTCCTGCGGCTGGATCTGGGTCAGGCCGATACTGGCGGTAACGCGGCAGACTTCCGGGTTGCTTTGCGGGCGCAGGCGGGCAATATCGCCACGCACGGCTTCCATGATGCCCTGCGCGGTATCGCGCGTGCAGTTGTACAGAATCAGGGCAAACTCGTCGCCGCCCAGACGGGCGATCACATCGGTATTGCGCAGGCGTTTTTGCAGAATGGCCGCAATATCTTGCAGTATCTGGTCGCCAGCCTGGTGGCCGCCGCTGTCGTTCACCTGCTTGAAGTGGTCCAGGTCCATCATGACCACCACATTGTTTTGCGCCATCGCCTCGCCGTTATCCAGCAACACGGTTAGCGCCCCCAGGAAGCCACGGCGGTTCAGCAAGTTGGTGAGCACGTCGTGGGTGGCTTCCCAGCGGTGCTTGCGTTCACGGCGGCGGCGCTCGCTATCGTCGTGCAGTACGCAGATCTTGTAACCGTGCATGCTGCCGGCAGCCTGCACCACCGACAGGGTTAGCACCACCGGCTGCAGGCGCATATCGCGCGACAGCAAATCCAGTTCTACCGGCACAGCCATACGGGTTTCAGCCAGGGTCGCCAGCGATACCGCCTGGCCGCTATCCGGATACGCCAGCGAGACGAATAGCGCCAGCGAGCGCCCCTGGGCTTCTTCGGCATTCAGGCCCAGCAGGCGCTGGGCGGGCGGGTTGATGTAACACACCTCGTCCAGCTGGTTGGTCAGCACTACCGCATCGGCAATGGACGTCAGAATGGCCATGCCGCGCTCGCGTTCGGCGTTCATCGACAGCAGGGCGTCTTCCCTGTCGCTGACATCGTGCACAACGCCGAGAAAACGCAAGATGCTGCCCTGCTGCAAACGGGTAAAACGCAGCTCTACCTTGATCGGCGTGCCACGGGCGCCGGTCAGGTGGCACAGCTGGTAAAATCCCGCTACATCACCGTGGCGCAAAGCCTGCCACTCCGGCTCGATGGTGGCGCGCTGAGCCGGGTGCACCGCATCCAGCCAGTGGCGCCCCAGCCAGTCTTCTTCGCGCTGTGCCAGGCCGCCCAGCGTAAGGGTGGCGTGGTTGCAATACACCAGCAGGCCATCGGCATCGGTGACAAAAATGCCCAGCGGCGATGACTCGTTCAAGGCGCGGAAAAACGCCTCGCGTGCGGCCAACTCCTGGCTGATGCGTTCACGCTCGCCAAACACATCGGTAACGGTTTGCGCCAGCATTTCCAGCTCGTGGCTGCCGTGAATGTGGACACGATCTTCTGCCCCGAATGCCATGGCCTGCACTTTGCCACGCAGCGCCTGCAACGGCCCGAGCAGGCGGTGCACGCCCCACCAGCCCACCGGAAACGCCAGCAAGGTAGCCAACAGCACGATCAGCATATGGTTACGCGCCATTACGCTGATGGGTTCGTAGGCTTCGCGCAGGGGAAACACGCCACCCACCACCCAGTTCACGTTTTTCATATTGCGGTACACCATCAGCGCGGGTTCGCCGTTGGCCGCAATACTCTCGGTGCTGCCGTCCCAGCCTTGCAGTGCCTTGCCGAATACCGGGTCGCGGCTGGTATCGGGGCTGGCCTGCATGATACGGCTGCGGTCGGGGTGGAAGATGGTCAGCCGGCTGGCGCGGGTATTGATATTGATGTAGCCGGTACCGCCGATGGCAATGGAGCGCAAATCACCAAACAGCTCTGGTGCAAACAGCTCCAGGCTACCACCCAGCACGCCGGCAAACTGGCCGTGCTCGTCCAGGATAGGCGAGGTGAAAATGATCAGGCTGCGCTTGATGTCGCCAGCCACGCGAACCGGCTCGGAAATCTGCGAGCGCAGGGTGTCACGTGTCTGGGCAAAATAGGCGCGGTCCAGCACGCTGGTGCCGCGCCGCCCTGGCAGCTCGGGGTAATCGGCCACCACATTGCCGTCTGCATCGAACAGCATGATGCTGCTGAAGCTGCCCTTCAGGTAACGAAAACCATGCAGGATCTCGGGGGCGTGCTTGCTAATATTGTTGCGGTCCAGCTGCAGGCTGGCAGCCGCCTGCTCCAGCAACACGTGGCGCGTGCGTACGCGGTCGTCTATATCGTCACTGAGCCGGGTAACCACATCTTCCAGGTGCTGTAGCTGCATTTTACGCACGCGCGCCTTGCCCTCCAGATAGCTGAGCGAGCTGGTAAACAGCACCACTACTACCATCAGGAGTGAACAGAACAGCGCCAGTCGTGTGCGCAAGGATTTCAAGCCAAGCCAGCCGGGCAAATACAGCTCCTACATGAAAATATCATTAAATAGCCAATTATTTTGCCTCAATGGCATTGTTTCTATAAAAGAGTATATGAAAAGCTCGGCGCTAACCGCGTACCAAGCTTACTCAGGCGCCCGACAGCAGCATCAACTCGCCAGCCGGGCAGCCGCTCAATGGTATCTGGCCTGCTGTTCGCGCAGGGCAATACCGGCCTGGCGCAGGCACTCGGACAAATCCACCCACGCCTGCACACGACTTGGCCCCAGGTCCGGCACCAGCAGCCATTGCACGCGATTGAGCAGGGTGCCGCTGTCTCGCTCCAGCAACTGCACATCGTAAGCTTGCTGCTCGGGCAAGAATTCGGCCACCGCCTCGACGTTTTCCAGCTTATCGGTTTTGCCCTGCACCAGCGCCATATGCAGGCCCAGGCGCTTGCGGTTAAAGGCATAGACGCCAGCGCCCAGTGCGTCCCACCAGGGCAGCGGGGCAAACAACTCGGCTTCACCGTATTTCATTTCGGCAGCAATCGCCTGCTGTACCAGCGGCATGGCGGCATCCAGCGCCTTGCGGGCGTGCTGGCGTACGCGGTCGATATCCAGCTTGCCGCTTTCCACGATAAATGGCAGCCAGCACAACGATAACTGCGGGTTCACCGTCTGGCTGGCGGCGTCAAAGGTGGCGCGCGCGGCGTCCACGTCTTGCTGCGCCATGTCGCAACCGGCATCCATGATGGCCGCCAGGTGCACCAGCGACTGGCAGCTACGCTCGATCAGCATGTCGGTATTGAAGATGGTGGGCGACAGCCACAGCACGGTGTCTTCCGGCAGGCCCAAGGCATCCACCAGCGCCGGCTCCACGCGCTCCAGCAGCGGGAAGTGCCACCAGAAGCCGCCCTGCGCACGCGAGAAGATCATGGGCAGCGCCCATAGCTCGTAAGACACCACACTGCCGTCCGGGCGCATCACTTCGGGGAAGGCAATACTGTCGCGCGCCAGTGCCAGCAGCTGCTCGCGGGCGGCGGTGTGCTCTTGCAGCGCCAGCTGCGCCTCGGTAAACACCGCCTGATCCCCCCCGGTCAGCGCTTGCTGCACCAGCATGGGCAGCTGCATGCGCTTCATCGGGTTGCTATCGGCTTCCATCGCCGTGCTCACCAGCTCCTTGATGCGCTGCTGGCGCTCTGCGGGGGGCAATGGCTCGGTAGGTACCAGGCGGAAATCGCGCTCTTTGGGCGCGACCTCGCGCTCGATATAGGCTTTTTGCAGGCGCTGGTACTCCTGCATGGCGTCGTCGCAGACTTTTTTCAGCTGTGCCGCGGTGGGCAGCTCGCCCCAGAAATTGAAATCGAACAGGCGAAAGCCCGAGTTGGTGACGTAGTGCGTCAGATTGTTGGCAGCATCAAACAGTACATCGCTCTGAAAGCCTTCCTGCTCACGGCTGTCAAACGGGGTCTGATCCATGCCCACCAGGCGGCAGACAAAAGCCGGGGTCACGGTATGAATCACATACTCGTAAGGCTCCAGGCCTTTCTCTTCGACGGCATCGCCAAAGATAAAACGGCTGGGAATAAAAGGATCGCCCTTGATGCGGGCATTGCGCGGGTGGGATTTCATGCGGCTAACGTCGTTACTGCCTTGTAAAACCAGCGATTTTACCCCGACGTTGGCCGCACCGTGAAATTAATCATCCCAATGTCAGCTGATAGCGATAGAAACGCTCGTCGCGCTGCCAGCCTTGCCCGGCATAAAGCGCCTGCGCTGTATGGTTATCCACAGCCGTGACCAGATCCAGCCGCTGTACACCGTGCTGACGCGCCAGTGCGGCCGCTGCCTGCAGTAGCGCCTGGCCCACGCCGCGCTGGCGGGCGGCTTCGACCACATACAGGTCATTCAGCAGCCACACCGGGGCGGCCAGTACCGAGCTGAATTGCGGCAGCAGCTGGGTAAAGCCAAGCAACTGCCCTTGCTGCTGGTACACCAGCACGTGGCTGTCGGCCTGGATCAGGCGCTGGCGGATGAAGTCGTGCGAGGTTGGCGCGTCGCCCTGCTTACCGTAAAAGCGGCGATACGCGTCAAACAGTGCGGCCAACTGTGGCAGGTCGGCCAGCGTAGCAGCCCGGATACCGTCAGGTAGCGTAGCGGCGGCCTGCTGCCGGCGGCATTGATCCACACGGTGGATCTGCTGCCCGGCAGCGTCAAAGTTGGCCGCATCCAGCCAGGCTTCCAGCACCGCGCGGTTGGCCAGCCATTCGCTGTCCAGCAAGCTGAACCAGGCGGTATCGCGGTTCAGGCCCCAGTTGACGCGCGCCTGGCGGAAAATGCCTTCGAAGGTGAAGCCCAGCCGCTCGGCAGCGCGCATGGACGGTGCATTCAAGCTGTTGCACTTCCACTCGTAGCGGCGGTAGCCCCACTCAAAAGCCTGTTTCATCATCAGGTACATCGCTTCGGTAGCGGCCACCGTGCGCTGCAAGCGCGGCGAAAAGCGCAGCCAACCCACCTCGATGACACCGTTGGCCGCATCGATGCGCAGATAGCTACAGCTGCCAATGGCATCGCCGCTCACACCATCGACAATGGCAAAGAACAGCGGATCGCAGCTGCTTTCCATCATGGCAAACCACGTGTCCCAGTCGGCATCGCTTTGCGGGCGCGGCATCAGGTAGGCCCAGTCGCGGCCGTCGCGGTCCAGTTCCAGCGCCGCCCGCAGGCTGTCGCCATGGCGGGCGCGCTCGAACGGCTCCAGCCGGCAATGCCGGCCTTGCAGCGTGACTTTCTGCGGCGGGCAGGCGCCCTGCCAGCCCGCTACCGGCACACCCAGTGGCTGTTGAAACGCGTCGTAGTGCATATCAGCCCCCGCAACCGCAGTCGTCCGACGGCGCAACGCCGCAGCTGGCACCGCCCTGTACCGTGGGGTAGCCGTCGCGCTTCCACCAGTCCACGCCGCCTTGCAGCTCTTTGACGGTAAAACCCAGCTCGGCCAGCTTCAGTGCAGTCTTGGTGGAAGCATTGCAGCCGATACCGTCGCAGAAGGTCACCAGCAGCACGTCACGCGGTAGCTGCGCCGTGGTCTCGGCACTAATGGTGCGGTGCGGCAGGTTGATGGCGCCCGGCAGGGTTTCCTGCGCGTAGGCGGCGGCAGAGCGGCCATCCACCAGCTGCAGAGCCGCGCCCTGCTTGAGCTGATCGGCTACGTCCCAGCTATCAATCTCGAATGCCAGTTTGGCCCGGTAAAACGCTAGCTGATCCATGCTGCTTTCTCCTGTTCAGGGTTGATGCAAGCATGGTAAAACAGCAGTGCGGCCCCTCGTAAGGGCCAGTTTTTCCCGACAGGAGGGAGCCACTTTGCTGGAACAATGGATCATCGACGCGCTAGCCACCGACCTGCAGCGCGATAGCCGAGAGGGCCTGGCGCGCCAGCTGATGCGCCTGCTGCGCGAGCGCATCCGCAGCGGCCAACTGGCCGGCGACACCCGGCTGCCGGCCAGCCGCGACCTGGCGCACAGCCTGGGCTTGGGCCGCAACACAGTGCTGGAAGCCTACGAGCAGCTGCAGGCTGAAGGCTACCTGCATAGCCGCCACGGCGCCGGCACCTTCGTGTCCGGCCTGTTTGCAGGCCAGCCGGAGCCCATCACCCGGCGCGCTCAACCGCTGGGCCTGTCACAACGCGGTCAGATGCTGTTCGACAGTGTGGGGCTGCCCACCGGGCTGTACGGTGCGTTTGCCCCAGGCGTACCGGAAATCCCGCTGTTTCCGCATGCCTGCTGGCAAGGATTACTGGCGCGACACCAGCGCCAGGCCAGCCCGGCCATGCTGGGCTATACCGCCGACGGCGGCCTGCCGCAGCTGCGCGAAGCGCTGGCCGAATACGTGCAGCTATCGCGTGGCGTGCGCTGCAGGCCGGAGCAGGTGCTGATAACCCAGGGCACACAACAGGCCATGGAGTTGGCCGCACGCCTGCTGGCCGACCCCGGTGATGTGGCCTGGCTGGAAGACCCCGGTTATGTCGGCGCCCATGCCGCGCTGCGCGGGGCCGGCCTGCAGCTGGTGCCGGTACCGGTGGATAACGAGGGGCTGAATCCCGCCGCCGTCACCGACACGCGCCCGCCACGGCTGATCTACACCACACCATCGCACCAGTACCCGCTGGGCGTGGTAATGAGCCTGCCGCGCCGGCTGGCCTTGCTAGCCCATGCCGCACGCAGTGGTGCCTGGATACTGGAAGACGACTACGACAGCGAATTCCGCTACAGCTCGCAACCCTTGCCTGCGCTGCAGGGGCTGGCGCAAGACGAACGCGTGATCTACATGGGCACCATGAGCAAGGTGATGTACCCCGGCCTGCGCCTGGGTTACCTGGTCGTCCCGGATAGCCTGATCGACCCGTTTCGCGCGGCCAATGCCCGGCTATACCGCGAGGGCAGCTACGCGGTACAGGCCGCGCTGGCAGAGTTTATTACCGCGGGCCACTTTGCCCGCCACGTGCGGCGCATGCGCGAGCTATACCGAGAGCGCCAGCACCAGCTGCGTCAGGCACTGGCCAACAGTAGCGCTGAGAACCTGCTACTCTCGCCCGGCCACGCCGGCATGCACCTGGTAGCCAGCCTGCCCGCCAGCCTAAACGAGCACGCCATCAGCCAAGCCGCCGCCAAAGAGCAAGTGTGGCTACGCCCGCTGGCTCGCCACTATCTGGGCACACCAACACAAAACGGGCTGGTGCTGGGCTATGCCGGCGTCGACCACCAGGCCATCGAGCACGGCGTTGCCACCCTGGCTCGCGTGCTACAAGCGGTACCACACCATGACTAAACCTGCCCTGTTGATCAGTGCCTGCCTGCTGGGCCAGCCGGTACGCTACGACGGCGCCAGCAAAGGTATGGCGGCGAGCTGGCAACAGCAGTTGGCCGCACACTACACACTGCTGCCTTTCTGTCCGGAATGCGCGGGTGGCTTGCCTACGCCAAGACCGGCAGCCGAAATACACGGTGGCCATGGTAGCCACGTGCTGGCCGGCCAGGCAACGGTACGCACGGCCAGCGGTGACGACGTAAGCGCGGCCTTTGTGCACGGTGCACAACTGGCTCTGGCGCTGGCGCAGCAGCACGGCTGTACGCTGGCATTGCTGAAAGCCAACAGCCCGTCGTGTGGCAACCGGCAGATTTACAGCGGGCAATTCGACGGCCAGCTGCAGGAGGGCGCCGGCGTGTGCGCCGCGCTACTGCAACAACATGGCATAACGGTGTATAACGAAACCGAGCTGGCGCAGCTACTGTAGCCCCCCCTACCCACCACGAGGACCACCATGCTCACTCTGCACCACCTGAATAACTCGCGCTCGCAGCGCATATTGTGGCTGATGGAAGAGCTGGCGCTGCCCTACCACATCACCACCTATCAACGCGACCCGGCCACACTGCTGGCCCCCGCCGCGCTCAAGGCCATCCACCCGCTGGGCAAGTCGCCCGTCGTCAGCGATGGCGACATTGTGGTGGCCGAGTCCGGCGCCATCGTGGAATACCTCGTCGATACGTACGACACGACGCACCGCCTGAAACCCGCCGCTGGCAGCCAGGCGGCACGCGACTACACCTACTGGCTGCACTATGCCGAAGGCTCGGCCATGCCACCGTTGCTGATGAGCCTGGTGTTCAGCCGCATCAGCAAGCCCCCGATGCCGGCGCTGCTGCGCCCCCTGGCACGCATGATCGAGAAAGGCGTGCGAAAAGGCTATATCGACCCGCAGCTGGACATGCACCTACGCTATATCGACAACCATCTGGCCGGCAGCGGCTGGTTTGCCGGGGACAGTTTCAGCGCCGCCGACATCCAGATGAGCTTTGTACTGGAGGCAGCCAACAGCCGCGTGCCCCTGTGCAAGGCACTGCCGCACATCCAGGATTTTTTACAACGCATCCATGCGCGCCCTGCTTATCAGGAAGCGCTGCTGGCAGGCGGCCAGTACGACTACGCGTAAAGCACACGCCTGCGGCCAACCCTGGCGGCAGGCGGAAAACGCAAAAAGCCCAGTCCGAAGACTGGGCTTTTCTGAATTTCTTGGTAGGCCGTGCGGGATTCGAACCTGCGACCAACGGATTAAAAGTCCGCTGCTCTACCAGCTGAGCTAACGACCCGCCGTGTGGCGGTATGATGGTAGGCCGTGCGGGATTCGAACCTGCGACCAACGGATTAAAAGTCCGCTGCTCTACCAGCTGAGCTAACGACCCATCATACATTTTCTCTCGGAGTGGTAGGCCGTGCGGGATTCGAACCTGCGACCAACGGATTAAAAGTCCGCTGCTCTACCAGCTGAGCTAACGACCCGTCCTTGAGAGAAAGCGACTATACCTATCGAAGGCTGGTACGTCAAGCAGTTTCCGTAAAAAAACCTGAAAACCGCCAAATCCGGAACCTTTACCCAGCAGGAATGCCGAAATCATGCCCCTGCAACACTTGCCCCTACCCAGCCCAGATACGCTGGCAAACCGCATTCTGCTGCCACGGCAATAATTTCTGGTACATCATAGGGGTGAAGTGCTTGGATTCTGGCCTGCAACCCCTCATATTGGTTTGCAGTGGTCTTGATCAGCAACGGGATTTCACTGGCGGTTTCAATACGCCCCTCCCAGCGATAGACCGACTGGCAGGCCGGCAAGATATTGACACACGCGGCCAAGCCCTCGCCCACCAGCACCGCTGCCATATGCTGCGCAAGCGCTTCATCCGGCACATTGCACACTACGATTAACACCTTCATGCGGATATCCGTTTCATGCGTGGATTACTGATACTTTTATTGTTGTACCCGTTTCTGGAAATGTACTCGCTCTTCAGCCTGGCCGACCATATCGGCGGCGGCTGGACGCTAGCCTGGGTCATTGTCACCTTCTTGCTGGGTAGCGCCCTGATGCGCAACAGCAAGCTGGGTGGGCTGCTCACCCTGGCAGGCACCCTGCGCGAAGGCAAGGTCTCGCTATTTTCGCTGCTGTGGCCGCTGCGCGTGATGCTGGCAGGCCTACTGCTGGCCATCCCCGGCCTGGTAAGCGATGTGCTGGCCCTGCTGCTGATGCTGCCGTGGAAAGGCCCCAAACTTGCCAATATCGATATGAGCCAGGCCTTCCGCCAACCCGGCGCCCAGCAACATGGCCAGGATAATGCGGCCAACGGTGACATTATCGAAGGCGAATACGAACACGTAGATCGCCATACGCCGAACGATCGCCGCCTGCACTAGGCCTCCGGCAGTAACAGCGCCAGCGCGGCCGCGGCATCCAGCCCTGCAATGGCCACGATCTTGTGCCGGTTGCGCTCGCCACTGAGCAGCACCACCGACTTGCGTGGCAGGCCCAGATAGCCTGCCAGCCAGCGCACCAGTTCGGCATTGGCCTTGCCTTCTACCGGCGGTGCGGCCAACCTGATCTTCAGCGCTTCGCCATGCTCGCCGGCAATCTCGCTCTTGCGTGCACCGGGCTGTACGTGCAAGGTAAGGCGTATGCCTTCGGGCTGAATGGTTAACCAGGGTTTCATCGGGCTTCTTTGCAAAAGGAAGCATTGTAAAACGTATCGTCATCACGTTTCACGGGAGTATCACCATGGATATCGGCATTTCCGAACAAGACCGCGCACGCATTGCAGAAGGCCTGTCACGCCTACTGGCCGACAGCTACACCCTGTACCTGAAGACCCACTTTTTCCACTGGAACGTGACCGGCCCCATGTTCCAGACCCTGCACCTGATGTTTGAAACCCAGTACAACGAGCTGGCACTGGCAGTAGACCAGGTTGCCGAGCGCATCCGTGCCCTGGGCCACATCGCCCCCGGCAGCTATGGCGATTACGCCCGCCTGACATCGATCAGCGAAAGCCAGGGCGTACCCAAGGCACAAGACATGATTCGCGAACTGGTACAGGCACACGAAACCGTCTGTCGCACCGCGCGCTCGCTATTCCCTCTGGCCGACGCTGCCGCAGACGAGCCTACCGCCGACCTGCTGACCCAGCGCCTGCAGGTACACGAAAAAACCGCCTGGATGCTGCGCAGCCTGCTCGAAGGCTAAGCAGGTAGCGGGCATGCTACACTCCGCACAGGAGTCCGCCATGCCCGCACCTCGCTTATTCAAACCCGTCCCCGCTGCGGTAGACGGGTCTTTGTTCAAGGTAGCGATACTGATATCGCTAGCCTTACATCTGCTTTTGCTCGCCAGCGCCGGCGGGCTGATTCCCCCCATTACGCCCCCCGTGTGGCCACACAGCACGCTGCAGGTTACCGTGCTGAAAACCCCGCCTTCTGCCAAGCCCGCCCGCGCAGACGTGCTGGCACAGCATGACAGCCAAGGCAGCGCCAACCCGTCTGGCGACAACAGCCCCCCCGCCGCCCCGGCACGCACCACTCCGCAAGCCAGCCTGCGCGCGGCCAACACAGCCCCCGATAGCCAGCAAGACAGCGCGACACCGGTGCGCGACAACCGCCAGCAAGCGCGCCTGGGCGCCGCTGCGGTTGGCGTAAGCTGGGCAGCCTACGTAGAAGACTGGCGCCGGCGTGTCGAGCGCATCGGCAACCGCCACTACCCGGCCGAGGCG is a window encoding:
- a CDS encoding PLP-dependent aminotransferase family protein, whose product is MLEQWIIDALATDLQRDSREGLARQLMRLLRERIRSGQLAGDTRLPASRDLAHSLGLGRNTVLEAYEQLQAEGYLHSRHGAGTFVSGLFAGQPEPITRRAQPLGLSQRGQMLFDSVGLPTGLYGAFAPGVPEIPLFPHACWQGLLARHQRQASPAMLGYTADGGLPQLREALAEYVQLSRGVRCRPEQVLITQGTQQAMELAARLLADPGDVAWLEDPGYVGAHAALRGAGLQLVPVPVDNEGLNPAAVTDTRPPRLIYTTPSHQYPLGVVMSLPRRLALLAHAARSGAWILEDDYDSEFRYSSQPLPALQGLAQDERVIYMGTMSKVMYPGLRLGYLVVPDSLIDPFRAANARLYREGSYAVQAALAEFITAGHFARHVRRMRELYRERQHQLRQALANSSAENLLLSPGHAGMHLVASLPASLNEHAISQAAAKEQVWLRPLARHYLGTPTQNGLVLGYAGVDHQAIEHGVATLARVLQAVPHHD
- a CDS encoding glutathione S-transferase, whose product is MLTLHHLNNSRSQRILWLMEELALPYHITTYQRDPATLLAPAALKAIHPLGKSPVVSDGDIVVAESGAIVEYLVDTYDTTHRLKPAAGSQAARDYTYWLHYAEGSAMPPLLMSLVFSRISKPPMPALLRPLARMIEKGVRKGYIDPQLDMHLRYIDNHLAGSGWFAGDSFSAADIQMSFVLEAANSRVPLCKALPHIQDFLQRIHARPAYQEALLAGGQYDYA
- a CDS encoding DUF523 domain-containing protein, whose product is MTKPALLISACLLGQPVRYDGASKGMAASWQQQLAAHYTLLPFCPECAGGLPTPRPAAEIHGGHGSHVLAGQATVRTASGDDVSAAFVHGAQLALALAQQHGCTLALLKANSPSCGNRQIYSGQFDGQLQEGAGVCAALLQQHGITVYNETELAQLL
- a CDS encoding rhodanese-like domain-containing protein, encoding MDQLAFYRAKLAFEIDSWDVADQLKQGAALQLVDGRSAAAYAQETLPGAINLPHRTISAETTAQLPRDVLLVTFCDGIGCNASTKTALKLAELGFTVKELQGGVDWWKRDGYPTVQGGASCGVAPSDDCGCGG
- the cutA gene encoding divalent-cation tolerance protein CutA — encoded protein: MKVLIVVCNVPDEALAQHMAAVLVGEGLAACVNILPACQSVYRWEGRIETASEIPLLIKTTANQYEGLQARIQALHPYDVPEIIAVAAECGLPAYLGWVGASVAGA
- a CDS encoding GNAT family N-acetyltransferase, with amino-acid sequence MHYDAFQQPLGVPVAGWQGACPPQKVTLQGRHCRLEPFERARHGDSLRAALELDRDGRDWAYLMPRPQSDADWDTWFAMMESSCDPLFFAIVDGVSGDAIGSCSYLRIDAANGVIEVGWLRFSPRLQRTVAATEAMYLMMKQAFEWGYRRYEWKCNSLNAPSMRAAERLGFTFEGIFRQARVNWGLNRDTAWFSLLDSEWLANRAVLEAWLDAANFDAAGQQIHRVDQCRRQQAAATLPDGIRAATLADLPQLAALFDAYRRFYGKQGDAPTSHDFIRQRLIQADSHVLVYQQQGQLLGFTQLLPQFSSVLAAPVWLLNDLYVVEAARQRGVGQALLQAAAALARQHGVQRLDLVTAVDNHTAQALYAGQGWQRDERFYRYQLTLG
- a CDS encoding diguanylate cyclase; translation: MRTRLALFCSLLMVVVVLFTSSLSYLEGKARVRKMQLQHLEDVVTRLSDDIDDRVRTRHVLLEQAAASLQLDRNNISKHAPEILHGFRYLKGSFSSIMLFDADGNVVADYPELPGRRGTSVLDRAYFAQTRDTLRSQISEPVRVAGDIKRSLIIFTSPILDEHGQFAGVLGGSLELFAPELFGDLRSIAIGGTGYININTRASRLTIFHPDRSRIMQASPDTSRDPVFGKALQGWDGSTESIAANGEPALMVYRNMKNVNWVVGGVFPLREAYEPISVMARNHMLIVLLATLLAFPVGWWGVHRLLGPLQALRGKVQAMAFGAEDRVHIHGSHELEMLAQTVTDVFGERERISQELAAREAFFRALNESSPLGIFVTDADGLLVYCNHATLTLGGLAQREEDWLGRHWLDAVHPAQRATIEPEWQALRHGDVAGFYQLCHLTGARGTPIKVELRFTRLQQGSILRFLGVVHDVSDREDALLSMNAERERGMAILTSIADAVVLTNQLDEVCYINPPAQRLLGLNAEEAQGRSLALFVSLAYPDSGQAVSLATLAETRMAVPVELDLLSRDMRLQPVVLTLSVVQAAGSMHGYKICVLHDDSERRRRERKHRWEATHDVLTNLLNRRGFLGALTVLLDNGEAMAQNNVVVMMDLDHFKQVNDSGGHQAGDQILQDIAAILQKRLRNTDVIARLGGDEFALILYNCTRDTAQGIMEAVRGDIARLRPQSNPEVCRVTASIGLTQIQPQDTRPHDIMQRADLRCYQAKEQGRNRVVVMLDGQ
- the gabD gene encoding NADP-dependent succinate-semialdehyde dehydrogenase, which produces MLNLKDPSLLRQQCYINGQWVDADSGETIAVTNPATGEVIAHVPKMGRAEAERAVAGAAEAFKTWKKKSAKERANILRKWFDLMMANQDDLGVILTSEQGKPLAEAKGEIAYGASYIEWYAEEAKRIYGDTIPSTGADKRILVTKEPIGVTAAITPWNFPNAMITRKAAPALAAGCPMVVRPASQTPLSALAIAVLAERAGIPAGVFSVLTGGSTEIGGVLTGSDTVKKFSFTGSTEVGRKLISQCAETVKKVSMELGGNAPFIVFDDADLDAAVEGAMISKYRNAGQTCVCANRLLVQDGVYDAFAEKFAAAVAKLKVGNGLETGVTQGPMIDQNAVAKVEEHIADALAKGGQLVTGGKRHALGHSFFEPTVITGVTPAMKVAKEETFGPLAPVFRFHSEEEAIQMANDTEFGLASYFYARDIGRIFRVSEGLEYGMVAVNSGILSNEAAPFGGVKQSGLGREGSKYGIEDYLEIKYVLLGGIDK
- a CDS encoding FxsA family protein, which encodes MRGLLILLLLYPFLEMYSLFSLADHIGGGWTLAWVIVTFLLGSALMRNSKLGGLLTLAGTLREGKVSLFSLLWPLRVMLAGLLLAIPGLVSDVLALLLMLPWKGPKLANIDMSQAFRQPGAQQHGQDNAANGDIIEGEYEHVDRHTPNDRRLH
- a CDS encoding DUF167 domain-containing protein, yielding MKPWLTIQPEGIRLTLHVQPGARKSEIAGEHGEALKIRLAAPPVEGKANAELVRWLAGYLGLPRKSVVLLSGERNRHKIVAIAGLDAAAALALLLPEA